The DNA sequence TATTAGAACAAATTGAGAAGGAAGGACTTTTTTCTACCATAGAGGCGGGGAAATTTGGAGGAGTAAAGCGTTCTAGAACTGGAGGAAAAGGATTAGAGGGAGTAACAAAGAAGGCAGAAGGCTATATCAATCCCTTTATTGATTTGATGTTAGGGGGGAGAAAATAATGGCGATAGAAAAGGTAGATTTAACAAGAATAAAGCCCTATGGAGATACATTAAACGATGGCATGACTCAATTAAGCTTTACATTGCCCGTCCCCTGTGGAGAAGAGGCTAAAGAAGCAGCCAGAAGGTTGGCCTTAAAGATGGGTTTGGAAGAACCCAGTGTTGTTGAAGCTAAAGATTTAGGCATAGGCTATACCTATTTTGTCCTTTATGGAAAGTGCCAACATACTGTTGATTACAGCACTATAGAAGTATCGAAGGTAGATGTAGATACAATGGAAAAAGCAGAAGTAGAAGCTTATATTGAATCTAACATAGGCAGAGAGGTTGTTGTTATAGGAGCCTGTACCGGGACAGACGCCCATACTGTTGGTATCGATGCTATTATGAACATG is a window from the Natronincola ferrireducens genome containing:
- the kamE gene encoding lysine 5,6-aminomutase subunit beta, whose product is MAIEKVDLTRIKPYGDTLNDGMTQLSFTLPVPCGEEAKEAARRLALKMGLEEPSVVEAKDLGIGYTYFVLYGKCQHTVDYSTIEVSKVDVDTMEKAEVEAYIESNIGREVVVIGACTGTDAHTVGIDAIMNMKGYNGHYGLERYKGMEAYNLGSQVPNEDLVAKAIELKADVILVSQVVTQKDVHIPNLTELVELLEAEGIRDKIVLVCGGPRISHELAKELGYDAGFGAGSYAEDVASFVVEEIVKRKLV